One Oryza sativa Japonica Group chromosome 8, ASM3414082v1 DNA window includes the following coding sequences:
- the LOC4344850 gene encoding uncharacterized protein encodes MVCAKCEKKLGKVIVPDKWKEGASNTNESGGRKINENKLLSKKNRWTPYGNTKCVICKQQVHQDAKYCHTCAYSKGVCAMCGKQVLDTKLYKQSNV; translated from the exons atggtgtgcGCTAAGT GCGAGAAGAAGCTGGGGAAGGTGATCGTGCCGGACAAGTGGAAGGAGGGGGCCAGCAACACCAACGAGAGCGGCGGCCGCAAGATCAACGAGAACAAGCTCCTCTCCAAGAAGAACAG GTGGACTCCATATGGAAACACTAAATGTGTAATCTGCAAGCAGCAGGTCCACCAGGACGCCAAGTACTGCCACACCTGTGCATATTCAAAAG GTGTATGTGCAATGTGCGGGAAGCAAGTGCTGGACACGAAGCTGTATAAGCAAAGCAATGTGTAA
- the LOC136351420 gene encoding uncharacterized protein, translating into MAPTSRTNNLVNEGAFKSDSMGNREWPAEAVRSSALQAERAELDAAWARVEEGRRSVEAMVEVGRKAHRRHVSELEARRKVLGEIAKEVEEERGAALIATTVMNEAQDTLRLQYGSWEAELGKKLDAARGVLDAAAARERRAAETEVASRRREEALEARAMALEERACAVERDLADREAAVAIREVTLAVHEAACAEEESALRLREDALTERERALKEAEAAAQRLADSLSLREAAQEEQARRNLESARAERAALNQRAAELEAQARELDARARSGGAATGDSDLAARLAAAEHTIADLQGALDSSTGEVEALRLAGEIGPSMLRDAVSRLDRAGRQAGLWGGRTVKYAANQGGLAQRLSEMAGTLQRLPEELEGTINSSSRDLARGAVELVLASYQARDPDFSPWTALDEFPPGTEDGARVQVRDAADHIVHSFEGSAPRLAFALNSDEEGDDGGVGDSGDEAGDPGASE; encoded by the coding sequence gccctgcaagcagagcgggcggagcttgacgccgcatgggcgcgtgtcgaagaggggcgacgctcggtggaggccatggtggaggtgggccgcaaggcacaccgccggcacgtctcagagctcgaagcccgtcggaaggtgctgggggagatcgccaaggaggtggaggaggagcggggggctgccctcatcgccaccaccgtgatgaacgaggcgcaggacaccctccgccttcaatacgggagctgggaggcggagctagggaaaaagctcgacgccgcccggggggtccttgacgctgccgctgcccgagaacggcgggcggcggagaccgaggtggcatcccggcggcgcgaagaagcccttgaggcccgtgccatggcgctggaagagcgtgcctgcgccgtggagagggacctggcggatcgcgaggccgccgttgctattcgggaggtcacactggcggtgcacgaagccgcctgtgccgaagaagagtccgcgctccgcctccgcgaggacgcgctcaccgagcgggagcgagctctcaaggaggccgaggccgcggcgcaacggctggcggacagcctgtccctccgcgaggctgcgcaagaggaacaagcgcgtcgcaatctggaaagtgcccgcgccgagagggccgcactgaaccagcgggccgctgaactcgaggcgcaggcaagggagctggatgcaagggcgcgtagcggcggggcggccacgggcgacagcgacttagccgcccgcctcgcagctgccgaacacaccatcgcggatctgcagggcgcgctggattcgtccaccggggaggtcgaggcccttcgCCTGGCAGGCGAGATAGGGCCCAGCATGCTTCGCGATGCCGTGTCCCgtttagaccgcgccgggcggcaggcgggtctctggggcgggcggactgtgaagtacgccgccaaccaggggggcctcgcccagcgcctctcggagatggccgggactctccagcggctccccgaggagctcgaggggaCGATTAactcatcctcgagggacctcgcccgaggagcggtggagctcgtactggcgagttaccaggccagggaccccgacttctccccatggacggcgctggacgagttccctcccgggaccgaggacggcgcgcgcgtgcaggtccgggatgccgccgaccatatcgtccacagcttcgagggttcggcccctcggctcgcgttcgccctcaactccgacgaggagggcgatgacggcggtgtgggcgacagtggcgacgaggctggcgacccgggtgcatcggaatga
- the LOC4344852 gene encoding protein PIN-LIKES 2, translating to MDWLSANLQVNPQVTVHGDWVSAVMPLMKLLCLTVIGLVLSNPRTQIIPKATFKLLSKLVFALFLPCLIFVHLGQSVTIQNILDWWFIPVNVLISTAIGCILGYIVALICRPPPQFFRFTVIMTGFGNTGNLPIAIIGSVCHTTDHPFGPGCHRKGVAYVSFAQWVAVILVYTLVYHMMEPPMQFYEIVGEGNEIVEEPAQISNYSRSLLHEAEWPGMADKETEHSKTPFIARVFMSISGSSQNTFPDIDFAEEGTSGAGPSSPKSLRCLAEPKVVRRIRVVAEKTPIQHVLQPPTIASLLAIVIGMVPLFKDFVFVPDAPLSFFTDSLEILAQAVVPSVMLILGGMLAEGPKDNALGIRTITGIIVARLLILPCIGIGVVLLADRLHLLVEEDHMYRFVLSLQYSTPSAILLGAIASLRGYAVKEASALLFWQHICAVLSLSIYLIVYFRLLTI from the coding sequence ATGGATTGGCTGTCCGCGAACCTGCAGGTGAACCCTCAGGTGACTGTCCATGGGGACTGGGTGTCAGCAGTCATGCCGCTGATGAAGCTGCTGTGCTTGACGGTCATCGGCCTTGTGCTGTCCAACCCGAGGACGCAGATCATCCCCAAGGCCACCTTCAAGCTCCTGAGCAAGCTCGTCTTTGCGCTGTTCCTGCCATGCCTGATCTTTGTCCACCTTGGCCAGTCGGTCACAATTCAGAACATCCTCGACTGGTGGTTCATCCCGGTCAACGTGCTCATCAGCACGGCCATCGGGTGCATTCTTGGGTACATCGTCGCGCTGATctgtcgcccgccgccgcagttTTTCAGGTTCACGGTGATCATGACCGGATTTGGCAACACGGGTAACCTCCCAATCGCGATCATCGGGTCGGTTTGCCATACCACGGATCACCCCTTTGGTCCTGGATGCCACCGCAAGGGTGTCGCTTATGTTTCGTTTGCTCAATGGGTCGCTGTTATTCTTGTCTACACCTTGGTTTACCATATGATGGAGCCACCGATGCAATTCTACGAGATTGTAGGCGAAGGGAACGAGATTGTGGAAGAGCCTGCACAGATCAGCAACTACAGTAGATCTCTGCTTCATGAAGCGGAATGGCCAGGGATGGCTGACAAAGAAACGGAGCACTCAAAGACGCCATTCATTGCACGGGTTTTCATGAGTATTTCAGGCTCTTCACAGAATACATTTCCTGATATTGATTTTGCAGAAGAGGGCACTTCTGGTGCTGGACCTAGCAGTCCAAAATCGCTAAGGTGTTTGGCGGAGCCAAAGGTTGTAAGGAGGATCAGGGTTGTAGCTGAGAAGACTCCAATTCAGCATGTTCTCCAGCCACCAACCATCGCCTCCTTGCTCGCCATTGTCATCGGCATGGTTCCTTTGTTCAAAGATTTTGTGTTTGTGCCTGATGCACCACTGTCGTTCTTTACAGACAGTTTGGAGATTCTAGCTCAAGCCGTTGTACCCTCGGTGATGTTAATTCTAGGGGGCATGCTTGCAGAAGGACCCAAGGATAATGCCTTGGGTATCCGGACTATCACTGGTATAATTGTTGCAAGGCTCCTGATTCTCCCGTGCATTGGCATCGGTGTCGTCCTGCTGGCAGATCGGTTGCATCTGCTTGTCGAGGAAGACCACATGTACCGCTTTGTGCTGTCGCTACAGTACTCCACCCCTAGTGCCATCCTGCTTGGAGCGATTGCGAGCCTCAGAGGTTATGCTGTCAAGGAAGCATCGGCACTTCTATTCTGGCAGCACATTTGTGCGGTGCTATCTCTCTCCATCTACCTGATCGTATATTTCAGGTTGCTTACCATTTGA
- the LOC9270306 gene encoding putative aconitate hydratase, cytoplasmic — MYKAAYSSASARLSSSLLRFRSLPSPAPSSSLSRLLSLRARAFSRPSRGGWAAAGGWSGRASSSPVVGCGACRAQIGAVAPAVERVHRRMAATAAAEHPFKNILTTLPKPGGGEYGKFYSLPALNDPRIDKLPYSIRILLESAIRNCDNFQVNQNDVEKIIDWENTSPKLAEIPFKPARVLLQDFTGVPAVVDLAAMRDAMAKLGSDANKINPLVPVDLVIDHSVQVDVARSPNAVQSNMELEFKRNNERFGFLKWGSTAFHNMLVVPPGSGIVHQVNLEYLGRVVFNTDGIMYPDSVVGTDSHTTMIDGLGVAGWGVGGIEAEATMLGQPMSMVLPGVVGFKLTGKLQNGVTATDLVLTVTQMLRKHGVVGKFVEFYGEGMGKLSLADRATIANMSPEYGATMGFFPVDHVTLDYLKLTGRSDETVAMIEAYLRANKMFVDYNEPQTERVYSSYLELDLNEVEPCISGPKRPHDRVLLKEMKSDWHSCLDNRVGFKGFAVPKEQQDKVVKFDFHGQPAELKHGSVVIAAITSCTNTSNPSVMLGAALVAKKACELGLEVKPWVKTSLAPGSGVVTKYLLQSGLQEYLNKQGFHVVGYGCTTCIGNSGDLDESVSAAISENDVVAAAVLSGNRNFEGRVHPLTRANYLASPPLVVAYALAGTVDIDFEKEPIGVGKDGKEVFFRDIWPSTEEIAEVVQSSVLPDMFKSTYEAITKGNPMWNQLTVPEASLYSWDPNSTYIHEPPYFKDMTMSPPGPHGVKNAYCLLNFGDSITTDHISPAGSIHKDSPAAKYLLERGVDRKDFNSYGSRRGNDEVMARGTFANIRIVNKFLNGEVGPKTVHVPTGEKLYVFDAALKYKSEGHDTIVLAGAEYGSGSSRDWAAKGPMLLGVKAVIAKSFERIHRSNLVGMGIIPLCFKAGEDADSLGLTGHERYTIDLPTNVSEIRPGQDITVTTDNGKSFTCTLRFDTEVELAYFNHGGILPYVIRNLAQN, encoded by the exons ATGTATAAAGCGGCatactcctccgcctccgcccgcctctcctcctccctcctccgcttcagatccctcccctctcccgctccctcctcctcgctgtcgcgcctcctctccctcagGGCACGCGCGTTCTCGCGGCCGTCGCGCGgcgggtgggcggcggcgggcggttgGTCCGggagggcgtcgtcgtcgccggtcgtcgGGTGCGGCGCCTGCAGGGCGCAGATCGGGGCCGTCGCGCCTGCCGTCGAGCGCGTCCACCGCAGGATGGCCGCCACCGCAG CTGCTGAGCATCCCTTCAAGAACATTTTGACCACCCTCCCTAAGCCTGGGGGTGGTGAATATGGGAAATTCTACAGCCTTCCTGCACTAAATGATCCCAGGATTG ATAAGCTGCCCTACTCTATCCGTATTCTTCTAGAGTCAGCTATCCGCAACTGTGATAACTTCCAAGTCAACCAGAATGATGTTGAGAAAATTATTGATTGGGAGAATACATCTCCCAAGCTGGCTGAAATACCTTTCAAGCCAGCACGAGTTCTTCTTCAG GACTTCACTGGAGTTCCAGCTGTCGTAGATCTTGCAGCTATGCGTGACGCGATGGCCAAGTTGGGCAGTGATGCCAACAAGATCAATCCACTG GTTCCAGTGGATCTTGTAATTGACCACTCAGTGCAGGTGGATGTTGCAAGGTCACCAAATGCTGTGCAATCAAACATGGAGTTGGAGTTTAAGCGTAACAATGAAAGATTTGGTTTCCTTAAATGGGGTTCTACTGCTTTCCACAATATGTTGGTTGTACCCCCTGGTTCAGGAATTGTGCACCAG GTCAATCTTGAGTATCTTGGTCGAGTTGTTTTCAACACAGATGGAATTATGTATCCTGACAGTGTGGTTGGTACCGATTCACACACCACTATGATTGATGGTTTGGGTGTTGCTGGTTGGGGAGTTGGTGGAATTGAAGCAGAGGCCACAATGCTTGGTCAG CCAATGAGCATGGTTTTGCCTGGTGTTGTTGGGTTCAAGTTGACTGGGAAGTTACAGAATGGTGTCACTGCTACCGACCTTGTTCTTACTGTCACCCAAATGTTAAGGAAGCACGGCGTTGTTGGCAAATTTGTTGAATTCTATG GCGAAGGCATGGGAAAGCTTTCTTTGGCTGACAGGGCCACAATCGCAAACATGTCACCTGAATATGGAGCCACAATGGGTTTCTTCCCTGTAGACCACGTGACACTAGATTATCTTAAATTGACTGGCCGGAGTGATGAAACT GTGGCAATGATTGAAGCATATCTGCGAGCTAACAAGATGTTTGTAGACTACAATGAG CCTCAAACAGAAAGGGTTTACTCTTCGTATCTTGAGTTGGATCTTAATGAGGTGGAACCTTGCATTTCAGGCCCAAAGAG GCCTCATGACCGTGTCCTTTTGAAGGAAATGAAATCTGACTGGCATTCTTGCCTGGATAACAGAGTTGGTTTCAAG GGTTTTGCTGTACCAAAGGAACAACAAGATAAAGTTGTGAAATTTGACTTCCATGGACAACCTGCTGAACTCAAACATGGCAGTGTTGTCATAGCAGCAATTACTAGCTGCACAAACACATCAAATCCTAGTGTTATGCTTGGTGCTGCCCTTGTGGCAAAGAAAGCCTGTGAACTGGGTCTTGAG GTGAAACCATGGGTAAAGACAAGCCTTGCCCCTGGATCTGGGGTTGTCACTAAATACTTGTTACAGAG TGGCCTTCAAGAATACTTGAACAAGCAAGGTTTCCATGTTGTTGGATATGGTTGTACCACTTGCATTGGCAACTCTGGTGATCTAGATGAATCTGTATCAGCTGCCATTTCAGAAAATG atgttgttgctgctgctgttctgtCGGGCAACCGTAACTTCGAGGGTCGTGTGCACCCATTGACCCGGGCTAATTACCTTGCTTCACCGCCTCTTGTGGTTGCATATGCACTTGCTGGCACT GTTGACATTGATTTTGAGAAAGAGCCGATTGGAGTTGGAAAGGATGGTAAAGAAGTCTTCTTCAGGGACATATGGCCCTCAACTGAAGAAATTGCAGAA GTGGTCCAATCTAGCGTACTGCCTGATATGTTCAAAAGTACATACGAGGCTATTACAAAAGGCAACCCGATGTGGAATCAGCTGACCGTGCCCGAAGCATCGCTCTATTCGTGGGATCCAAACTCCACCTACATCCATGAGCCTCCATACTTTAAGGACATGACCATGTCCCCACCTGGCCCCCATGGGGTGAAGAATGCCTACTGCTTACTGAACTTTGGGGACAGCATTACGACAGACCATATTTCACCAGCAGGTAGCATTCACAAAGACAGCCCTGCTGCCAAGTACTTGCTTGAGCGTGGTGTGGACCGTAAGGACTTCAATTCATATGGTAGCCGTCGTGGTAATGATGAAGTAATGGCAAGAGGAACATTTGCGAACATCAGGATTGTGAACAAGTTTTTGAATGGAGAAGTTGGACCCAAGACCGTTCATGTCCCTACAGGGGAGAAGCTCTATGTATTTGATGCTGCCTTG AAATACAAGTCTGAGGGTCATGACACTATTGTTCTTGCTGGTGCTGAGTATGGAAGTGGCAGTTCTCGTGACTGGGCTGCCAAGGGACCGATGCTCCTG GGTGTTAAAGCTGTGATCGCTAAGAGCTTTGAGCGTATCCACCGAAGCAACCTGGTGGGTATGGGAATCATTCCTCTCTGCTTCAAGGCTGGTGAGGATGCCGACTCACTTGGCCTTACTGGACATGAGCGGTATACCATCGACCTCCCGACCAACGTCAGCGAGATCCGTCCCGGGCAGGACATTACCGTCACAACCGACAACGGGAAATCCTTCACTTGTACTCTTCGCTTTGACACAGAG GTGGAACTGGCATACTTCAACCATGGAGGCATCCTCCCATACGTCATCCGCAACCTGGCGCAGAACTAG
- the LOC4344849 gene encoding uncharacterized protein translates to MPRSSTTRPAAPVRLRRRPLKTPLVVAAAAASSSAAVGLPRGGGPGTPHLRWGAGEREEEENGGEKGNAVGAPGRRSVRRLAAAVWRLRPAEEAPPPASRHAADRACLEHIPRHLQVQLLRKDHVSTRYGLKNETSSPISVLERHSGELHKGQLHLASDVLPITSLENVTKWEPDGIEGIESDGAYVIASQLNLIEEQKGENYVSNLQVELQQTRDRVGKLEAERISAKKQLDHLFKKLTEEKAAWRKREHKKVQAILEDMKADLEHEKKNRRQLEKINIKLVDELKEVKMAANNLLQEYDNERKTRELTEEVCTKLVRELEEHKAEIEGLKQDSLKLRAEVDEDRKLLQMAEVWREERVQMKLVDAKLTLEAKYEELSKLQLDVEAIIASFSDTKGDDTIVQTAKNILQSIESTREQEIKFTYEPPPASDDILAIIEELRPSEELETRETEPCHKHNSPVHESENQQDSPMTDIFLENPTKLYSNRSHYNESDMGDSSSWETISNEEMQGSSSSRNGSEPSVNKICDKISWTSGDDSEAGQNDNLSGELSKAYFADRKPSKKKESAISKFWKSSPLKNCEIFKIDVVEMMNRRSSNERLSNGMHSSNEGANQDAGLSSPSIGQWSSPDSMNSQLNRGFRGCMELVQKQSLKAKLLEARMESQKIQLRHVLNQKT, encoded by the exons ATGCCGCGCTCGTCGACCACCCgccccgccgcccccgtccgcctccgccgcaggcCGCTGAAAACCCCCCTCGTcgttgctgccgctgccgcctcatCGTCCGCCGCCGTGGGGCTGCCCCGCGGGGGCGGGCCGGGCACGCCGCACCTGCGGTGGGGCGCcggggagcgggaggaggaggagaacggcGGGGAGAAGGGGAATGCGGTGGGGgcgcccggccgccgctccgtgaggcggctcgccgcggcggtgtggcggctgcggccggcggaggaggcgcctcctccggcttccCGCCACGCCGCGGATCGTGCCTGCCTCGAG CATATACCAAGGCATCTACAAGTCCAACTACTTAGGAAGGATCATGTTAGCACTCGATATGGCCTGAAGAATGAGACTTCAAGCCCCATATCTGTCTTGGAACGACATAGTGGAGAGCTCCACAAG GGCCAACTTCATCTTGCTTCAGACGTGTTGCCTATAACCAGCTTGGAGAATGTAACAAAGTGGGAGCCTGACGGCATAGAGGGGATAGAATCAGATGGTGCCTATGTGATCGCCAGCCAACTAAATCTCATTGAAGAACAGAAAGGGGAAAATTATGTATCGAACCTCCAGGTGGAGCTTCAACAGACACGGGATAGGGTCGGCAAGCTAGAAGCTGAGCGGATTTCAGCCAAGAAGCAACTTGACCACTTGTTCAAGAAACTGACAGAGGAGAAAGCAGCTTGGCGGAAGAGAGAGCACAAGAAGGTTCAAGCCATTCTTGAAGATATGAAGGCAGACCTTGAACATGAGAAGAAGAACCGTAGGCAACTAGAGAAGATTAACATAAAGCTTGTTGATGAGTTGAAGGAGGTCAAAATGGCAGCAAACAATCTGTTGCAGGAGTATGACAACGAGAGGAAGACACGTGAACTCACTGAGGAGGTGTGCACCAAGCTGGTGAGGGAGTTAGAGGAACACAAGGCCGAGATTGAAGGCCTGAAGCAAGACTCTCTGAAACTGCGTGCAGAGGTGGATGAGGACAGAAAATTGCTGCAGATGGCTGAGGTGTGGCGTGAAGAGCGTGTGCAGATGAAACTTGTTGATGCTAAACTCACCCTTGAAGCCAAATACGAAGAGTTGAGCAAACTGCAACTAGATGTTGAGGCAATCATCGCCTCTTTCAGTGACACCAAGGGAGACGATACCATAGTACAAACAGCAAAAAACATCTTACAGTCAATTGAATCAACCAGGGAACAGGAGATCAAATTCACGTATGAACCACCACCAGCATCGGATGATATACTAGCAATCATTGAAGAGTTACGCCCTAGTGAAGAGCTCGAGACAAGGGAAACTGAACCATGCCATAAGCACAACTCTCCAGTACACGAATCAGAAAACCAGCAAGATTCCCCAATGACTGACATATTCCTGGAGAACCCAACCAAACTGTACTCAAATAGAAGCCATTACAATGAGAGTGACATGGGTGATTCCAGCAGCTGGGAAACCATAAGCAATGAAGAGATGCAGGGGTCGAGCTCTTCAAGGAATGGAAGCGAACCTTCAGTCAACAAGATATGTGACAAGATTTCCTGGACCAGTGGGGATGATTCTGAGGCTGGGCAGAATGACAACCTGAGTGGTGAGTTGAGCAAGGCCTACTTCGCAGACAGAAAACCATCCAAGAAGAAAGAGTCAGCCATATCAAAGTTCTGGAAGTCATCCCCTCTGAAAAACTGCGAAATCTTCAAGATAGATGTCGTGGAGATGATGAACAGGAGATCATCGAACGAAAGGCTGTCAAATGGCATGCATTCTTCGAACGAAGGCGCCAATCAAGATGCAGGACTCAGCTCGCCAAGTATAGGGCAATGGAGCTCACCTGACTCGATGAACAGCCAACTCAACCGCGGGTTCAGAGGCTGCATGGAGCTGGTTCAGAAGCAGAGCTTAAAGGCGAAGCTTCTAGAAGCTCGGATGGAGAGCCAGAAGATCCAGCTCCGCCATGTGCTCAACCAGAAAACCTAG